The window AAAGACAGTATGTGCGGTTTCCGCATCTATCCATTGGCGCAAACCATGCCAATCCTGAACACGGCCCGATTCCAGCCGCGAATGGGCTTTGATAGCGAGATTCTAGTGCGGTTAAAGTGGGAAAATATCCAGTTTGTAAATGTGCCGACCAAGGTGATTTACCCTGAACATGGTATCTCTCATTTTAATGTATGGCGGGATAATCTCGGTTTAAGCAAAGCGCATGCAAGATTATTTGCTGGAATGCTGATCCGTTTGCCGAGATTGGTTTGGCATAAGATCAAGGCTGACTAATCCTATGGTACAGCACAAAACAGATCGGACCTGGCACGATATTAAAGAACGTGGCGGGCTCTTACCGCTGATGCTCATGCTTGGCTTTTATCGTTGTGGCGGGCGCTGGTTATGCCGTGTCTTGCTGTACTTTATTATTATGTGGTATTGGCTATTTGCAGTGACTGCACGCAAGGCATCGTTGCAATATCTACAACGTCTGCACCAGTTTGCAGGAGTACAATCGCCATTTGAAACGATGCCGAACTGGACAAATAGCTATACGCATTTTATGCAATTCGGTGAATGCATTTTAGATAAAATTGAGGGCTGGTTGGGGCATATTCCTGAACAACAATTACAGTTATTCGGGCATAAGCATTTTCAGCAACATTATCAGAAAGGTGCCATTATTGTGGTGTCGCATTTCGGCAATATTGAATTGTTGCGTGCGATAAAGTCAGAACATCCACAAAAGATCAACGTGCTGGTCTATCAAAAACACGCGTCTCAATTTAACCGGTTTTTAAAAAAAATTAATGATAAAGCCGATGTGAATTTAATTTCTGTCGATGAGTTAGGAATTGAAACCGCCATCCTGTTGCAGGAAAAAATGCAGCAGGGGGAGTGGGTCATCGTGGCCGCAGACCGTGTCCCTGTACAATCAGATCGTGTGCAAAGCGTACAGTTTTTAGGACAAGAGGCAGCTTTACCCCAAGGCGCCTGGATTCTGGCCAATTTACTCAAGGTCCCCGTACTGGCTGTATTTTGCTATCGTGTCCAGCAAACGTTTCAGCTCCATATTCATGCTATTGCTGAACAGGTTGATTTACCGCGTAAAAACCGTTTAAGCAGCATGCAACACATTACCCAATCCTATGTCACCGTATTAGAACAGCATTGCTTACGTGCCCCGTATCAATGGTTTAATTTTTATCAGTTTTGGACAAAATAACGTGAATGCAAGTCAAATTGAAGCAAGGGGCAAGCCGGTTCTGATTGTGGGGGAACAAGCGCTCAGTATCGAAGATGTGGTCGCGGTTGCCCGACAAGAGATGCAAGTGGCTTTACCTACATCAGCGGCTTGGCGTGAATTGATTCAGCGTGGTGCTGACTTTTTAGATCAACTCTTGCTGGATGAAGGGGTGATTTATGGCGTGACCACGGGTTATGGTGATTCCTGTCTGGTTGAAATCCCCATGCATCAGGTCAATGAGCTGCCTTTGCATTTGTCCCGTTTTCATGGCTGTGGTTTAGGTGAAAATCTGGACTTGATCACGGCACGAGCGGTTGTGGTTACGCGTCTGTGTTCTCTGGCACGTGGTTATTCAGGTGTCTCTCTGGCATTGCTGGAGCGTCTGGTTTGGATGCTCAATGAAAACATCATTCCTGTGATTCCATCTGAAGGTTCTGTCGGCGCAAGTGGTGATTTGACCCCTTTATCTTATATAGCCGGTGCTTTGGTCGGGGAGCGCGATGTCTATGCGCAAGGCAAGATTGTACCGATTGCCCAGATCTACGCCGAGAAAGGCATTCCGCCACTCATCTTGCGTCCGAAAGAAGGGTTGGCACTGATGAATGGCACCGCAGTGATGACGGCGATCGCTTGCTTAAATTATAAAAAAGCTGAACAGGTGGCATTGGCCAGTACCTTGATCACGGCCTTAAATGTGTTGGCACTTGAAGGGAATCCAAGCCATTTTGATGAAGTCTTGTTTGCACAAAAACCTCATCAGGGGCAGCAACTGATTGCACAGCAACTACGTGAATGGCTGAATAGTGAAGTACAAACAGCACATCAAAGTCCACGTCTGCAGGATCGTTATTCCTTACGTTGTGCACCGCATATTATTGGAGTGTTTGAAGATTCTAAAATATGGTTACGCCAGTTTATTGAAAATGAATTAAATTCGAGTAACGATAATCCGTTGATCGATCCTGTGAACTTAAGGGTATTGCATGGTGGACACTTCTATGGCGGGCATATTGCACAGGCCATGGACAGTTTGAAGATCATGATTGCCAATATTGCGGATCTGATGGATCGGCAAATTGCACAATTGGTCGACCATAAAATGAATCATGGATTGCCACGTAATCTGACCGGCTCTGGTGCAGACCGCTTACCGTTAAATCATGGCTTTAAAGCCGTGCAAATCGGGGTATCAGCCTGGACTGCCGAAGCCTTGAAGCATACCTTGGCCGCCTCTATTTTTTCTCGTTCGACCGAATGTCATAATCAGGACAAAGTGAGTATGGGTACCATTGCAGCACGGGATGCAACACGTGTGATTACTCTGACTCAGCAGGTTCTGGCCGCTTTATGTTGTGCCAGTGTACAGGCAGTGTATTTAAAGGGTGGGGTCTCACAACTGAGTCCAACTTTAAAAGCCTTTGTCGAATGGACCTTACACAGTTTTGCATTACTTGAAGAAGACCGTCCATTACAAACTGAACTACAACAGATTATTGATCGTTTCGACAACTTTGAATTGTTTAATCAGTTTCAGGAAAAGGCATAGGAGCGCACAATGCAGACAGATGTAATCATTGAGATTCCTTTTCATGATGTCGATACCATGAATGTGGTCTGGCATGGGCATTATTTAAAGTATTTTGAAATCGCACGTTGTAAGTTGCTGGAACAGTTTAATTATAACTACAACCAGATGAGAGCATCAGGCTATGCATGGCCCGTGATTGAAAGTCATGTACGTTATGTACAGGGCATTGAGTTTGAGCAGAAAATCAAAGTCCGTGCCATATTAAAAGAATGGGAAAACCGCTTAAAAATCGAGTATTTGATTTTGGATGCTGACACAGGACGCCGTTTAACCAAGGGTTATACTACACAAGTTGCGGTGAACATTGCCACTCGTGAAATGTGTTTCCAGTCACCGCAAATTTTACTGGACTGTTTGAATGCCTGGGATGCATTTAAGGAGCATCATCATGATTAATCTGCTCTCGAGCGTGCCGCAAGTGCTACTAAGAAAACGTTACCAGTTGATGTTGCACAGTGTGTTGTGGAGTGTGTTGCTCTGTTTCAGTGTGGCAGCTTCTGCCAATACCGAACAGGTCTCATCGATTTTTAAGCAGCTGTCTAAAAGTGATATTGTGCGCGCCGATTTTGAGCAGCAAAAGAAACTGGCCAGTTTGAATAAAACCTTTATTTCCAGTGGGTCATTAACCTTTGCCAAAAATAATGGCGTGCTGTGGCAAATTAAGCGTCCTGTTCAGGCAGATCTGATCGTTACGCAAAAGAGACTCGTCCAGAAAACACAAAGGACCTATAGCCAGATCCAGATTGATCAGTCACCGTACAGTTCGGTTGCGACTCTATTTTTACAGTTGATGTCGGGTGATGAAAAGGCACTGGCGAAGAATTTTAATGTCGTGTCTGCTGATTATCGTCCAACAGGCTGGAGCGTTGCCCTGACGCCTAAATCAGGATTATTTAAAAAACTGTTTGTGCGAATTGATGCACAAGGGCAGCAATATGTGAATAAAATTGTGATTCAGGAACAGGCCAATAACAGCACCACGATTTTATTCCGTAATCAAATGACTCAACCGAATCAACTCACGGCTGTTGAAGATGCGCTTTTCCAATTGGCAAAATAAATTTACTGCCATCTGGTTAGTTCTTTTAACCATTGTTGGACTTGCGCTTGCAGGGGCGTGGTTGAAAAAGGATATTCATATCCAGACCAATATTTTTGCTTTGTTGCCTGAAACTCAGCAAAATCCTGAGCTCGCGCAAACCCAGAAATATATAAGCGACCAACTGAATGAGAAAGTTTTTGTCGTTTTAGAGAGTTCTAATCAACGGGCCTTAGTGCAAGCAACTCAGCTGTTCCAGCAGAAACTACAACAAAGTGATTTGTGGCAGCCGCTGAAACCACAACTTGATTTAGAACAATTTTCCAAACAGTTGTATCAGCATCGGGCAGGCTTACTGAGCCAGCAAGATCAGCAGTTTTTACTGCAACAGGATTATGAAGCACTCATTGAGCAAAGCTTAATGCAACTCATGAGTGTCGGCATGCCAGTCACGGCAACTTCATTACAGCAGGATCCGTTGCTGTTATTTCCACGTTATATGTTAAATGCAGTGAGTCAGACTGGAAGTCAGGTTGAGCTGGAAGATGGTTTTGCAACCATCCATGATGAGCAAAAAACTTCACGGCTATTGGTTCTAGAATTAAAACAGAGTCCCTATAATATTGATTATCAGGAACAGATCAGTGCTTGGATTGAACAGTTACAGCCACAGTTGAAAAAGTTGAAGGTCCAGTCACATTGGACTGGGACAATTCTATTTTCTAATTATGGAACGCAGTCAGCCAAGCAGGAAATTTCAACCATTGGTCTAGGCTCGACATTGGGATTAATCCTCTTAGTCTGGTTTGGTTTTCGTTCATTTCGTCCTCTCATCACTGAATTTATCGCTGTATCCACAGGCAGCTTGCTGGCATTTGCAGTCACCCATCTGCTGTTTGGGGAAATTCACCTGATGACGCTGGTATTTGGGGCCAGTCTGATCGGGGTCTGTGTCGATTTTTCTTTCTATTTTATGGCGATGCAATCTCAGCATCGTAAGTTGGATGGATTTAGGGTTCTCAAGCCGCTGTTGCCAAGCTTATTTATGGGCTTAATGACCACGGTTGTTGCCTATATTTTTCTGAGTTTTACGCCATTTCCTGCCTTTAGGCAAATTGCGGTTTTTTCAATTGTTGGTTTGGTCGCTGCTTGGATCACCAGTGTGTTGCTATTGCCGCGCTTACCTCCTCTCAATGCTCAACCTGCAATTCGACGCTTGGTTTGGATTGGAATAGTAAGACAATGGTTTCAGCAACATCAAAAACTGCGCTATAGCTTTATTTTGAGTATCTTGCTGATCGGAGGGGGCAGCCTTTTTGTTTTGCAATCCAATGATGATATTCGAAATTTGCAAAGTATGGACCCCAAGCTGAAACAGGAAGATCAATATATTCGTTCGTTGTTTGCTCAGCAGCAAAGCAGTGATTATTTTGTTGTTCGCGCACAATCTAGTGCTGCACTTGAGGAGCAGGAGGCACAATTGATTGATCAATTGCAGCAACTGCAAGCTCAAGGTCAGATTGAGGGTTTTCAAGCCTTAGGACAATGGATTCCTCCTTTGGCCCAGCAGCAACAAAATGTACAGCTACTTCAGCAGATTCCAGCTACGGCGCTGAAAAAATATGCGGAGAGCATGGGTTTAAATTTTGCAAATATTATGCAATGGCAACAACAATTGCAGAAGCAACCTTTACTTACAGAACAGGTGTTTCAACAACATCCCTTAGCATTTTTACATCTCAGTTCTACTGAGCGTCTGGTTATGGTCCGTGGAGTCAAACAGGCGCAGCGATTGCAGCAACTCGAATCTGCACAGATTAATTTCCAACAACCTGTCAGCACATTGTCTAGTGCTTTTGCACAATATCGTCAGCAAGCACAGCATTTATTGATCTATGCCTTATTTGGACTGGCATTGGGTTTGGGCTTGGTTTATGGCAAGCGTTCGATTATGCCTCTGGTTTTGCCAGTGACTTTGGCACTCATCAGTACCTTTGCTGTACAAGCATGGTTGGGTGTAGAAATTAACTTATTCAGTATTATGGGAACCTTCTTGATCATTGGGATTGGTGTGGATTATGCGATTTTCTATCGGCATGGACATGACCATCCGCAGGTGGTTGGCATGGCGTTGTTTTTGTGTATGATGTCGACCTTATTGGGCTTTGGGCTATTATCATTGAGTGATACTTATGCGATTCGTTGTTTTGGTCTAACCGTTTTATTAGGCGTGATTTTTTCATTTGTTTATGCAACTTTGCTGACGCCAGCTGATCAGCACCATATTGTGAATTTAGAAGAGGATTAAAAGATCTAATTTTTAGGGGCAATAATGAATACGATACAAACAACTGATGTGGTGATTATTGGTGCTGGACCTTCTGGAAGTTCTGCTGCAGCCTTGCTTCGTCAAAAAGGCTATGCTGTAACGGTGATTGAAAAACAATATTTTCCACGCTTTTCGATTGGTGAATCTTTATTACCGCAGTGCATGGTATTTTTGGAAGAAGCGGGTTTATTAGAAACGGTTCGAGAACATGTTCAAGCCCGTGCATTTCAGTTTAAAAATGGTGCGGCATTTTTGTGTGGTGAAAAACGTAGCTATTATGATTTCACTGAAAAATTCAGTACGGGCCCTGGTACAACATGGCAAGTTCGCCGTGCTGACTTTGATCACTTACTGGCTCAAAAAGCGAAGCAATATGGCGCGGATATTCGTTTTGGACATGAAGTTGTTGCTATCGATGTTGAGGTGGAACATCCTGTTTTAACCGTTTTGGATGAGGCACAACAGCAATATCAGATTCAAGCCAAGTTTTTATTGGATGCCAGTGGTTTTGGCCGTATCTTGCCGAAGTTTCTAGACTTAGAAAGCCCATCCAATTTCCCAGTGCGCCGTGCTTTGTTTACCCATATTGAAGATGGGATTGGAGATCAAGCTGGTTTTGACCGTGAAAAAATTTTAATTACCGTGCATGAAAAAGACCGTCGTGCTTGGTATTGGCTGATTCCTTTTGCCGATGGCCGTTCATCATTTGGTGTGGTGGCAGAGCAGGATTTCTTTGAGCATTATCATGTGGAAGATGTCACACAAAATGAACCAGAAGCATTATTGAAACGGATTTTGGCAGATGATCCCGCATT is drawn from Acinetobacter suaedae and contains these coding sequences:
- a CDS encoding LpxL/LpxP family acyltransferase; amino-acid sequence: MVQHKTDRTWHDIKERGGLLPLMLMLGFYRCGGRWLCRVLLYFIIMWYWLFAVTARKASLQYLQRLHQFAGVQSPFETMPNWTNSYTHFMQFGECILDKIEGWLGHIPEQQLQLFGHKHFQQHYQKGAIIVVSHFGNIELLRAIKSEHPQKINVLVYQKHASQFNRFLKKINDKADVNLISVDELGIETAILLQEKMQQGEWVIVAADRVPVQSDRVQSVQFLGQEAALPQGAWILANLLKVPVLAVFCYRVQQTFQLHIHAIAEQVDLPRKNRLSSMQHITQSYVTVLEQHCLRAPYQWFNFYQFWTK
- a CDS encoding HAL/PAL/TAL family ammonia-lyase, giving the protein MNASQIEARGKPVLIVGEQALSIEDVVAVARQEMQVALPTSAAWRELIQRGADFLDQLLLDEGVIYGVTTGYGDSCLVEIPMHQVNELPLHLSRFHGCGLGENLDLITARAVVVTRLCSLARGYSGVSLALLERLVWMLNENIIPVIPSEGSVGASGDLTPLSYIAGALVGERDVYAQGKIVPIAQIYAEKGIPPLILRPKEGLALMNGTAVMTAIACLNYKKAEQVALASTLITALNVLALEGNPSHFDEVLFAQKPHQGQQLIAQQLREWLNSEVQTAHQSPRLQDRYSLRCAPHIIGVFEDSKIWLRQFIENELNSSNDNPLIDPVNLRVLHGGHFYGGHIAQAMDSLKIMIANIADLMDRQIAQLVDHKMNHGLPRNLTGSGADRLPLNHGFKAVQIGVSAWTAEALKHTLAASIFSRSTECHNQDKVSMGTIAARDATRVITLTQQVLAALCCASVQAVYLKGGVSQLSPTLKAFVEWTLHSFALLEEDRPLQTELQQIIDRFDNFELFNQFQEKA
- a CDS encoding acyl-CoA thioesterase, with the protein product MQTDVIIEIPFHDVDTMNVVWHGHYLKYFEIARCKLLEQFNYNYNQMRASGYAWPVIESHVRYVQGIEFEQKIKVRAILKEWENRLKIEYLILDADTGRRLTKGYTTQVAVNIATREMCFQSPQILLDCLNAWDAFKEHHHD
- a CDS encoding LolA family protein codes for the protein MINLLSSVPQVLLRKRYQLMLHSVLWSVLLCFSVAASANTEQVSSIFKQLSKSDIVRADFEQQKKLASLNKTFISSGSLTFAKNNGVLWQIKRPVQADLIVTQKRLVQKTQRTYSQIQIDQSPYSSVATLFLQLMSGDEKALAKNFNVVSADYRPTGWSVALTPKSGLFKKLFVRIDAQGQQYVNKIVIQEQANNSTTILFRNQMTQPNQLTAVEDALFQLAK
- a CDS encoding MMPL family transporter, with amino-acid sequence MRFSNWQNKFTAIWLVLLTIVGLALAGAWLKKDIHIQTNIFALLPETQQNPELAQTQKYISDQLNEKVFVVLESSNQRALVQATQLFQQKLQQSDLWQPLKPQLDLEQFSKQLYQHRAGLLSQQDQQFLLQQDYEALIEQSLMQLMSVGMPVTATSLQQDPLLLFPRYMLNAVSQTGSQVELEDGFATIHDEQKTSRLLVLELKQSPYNIDYQEQISAWIEQLQPQLKKLKVQSHWTGTILFSNYGTQSAKQEISTIGLGSTLGLILLVWFGFRSFRPLITEFIAVSTGSLLAFAVTHLLFGEIHLMTLVFGASLIGVCVDFSFYFMAMQSQHRKLDGFRVLKPLLPSLFMGLMTTVVAYIFLSFTPFPAFRQIAVFSIVGLVAAWITSVLLLPRLPPLNAQPAIRRLVWIGIVRQWFQQHQKLRYSFILSILLIGGGSLFVLQSNDDIRNLQSMDPKLKQEDQYIRSLFAQQQSSDYFVVRAQSSAALEEQEAQLIDQLQQLQAQGQIEGFQALGQWIPPLAQQQQNVQLLQQIPATALKKYAESMGLNFANIMQWQQQLQKQPLLTEQVFQQHPLAFLHLSSTERLVMVRGVKQAQRLQQLESAQINFQQPVSTLSSAFAQYRQQAQHLLIYALFGLALGLGLVYGKRSIMPLVLPVTLALISTFAVQAWLGVEINLFSIMGTFLIIGIGVDYAIFYRHGHDHPQVVGMALFLCMMSTLLGFGLLSLSDTYAIRCFGLTVLLGVIFSFVYATLLTPADQHHIVNLEED
- a CDS encoding NAD(P)/FAD-dependent oxidoreductase, with the protein product MNTIQTTDVVIIGAGPSGSSAAALLRQKGYAVTVIEKQYFPRFSIGESLLPQCMVFLEEAGLLETVREHVQARAFQFKNGAAFLCGEKRSYYDFTEKFSTGPGTTWQVRRADFDHLLAQKAKQYGADIRFGHEVVAIDVEVEHPVLTVLDEAQQQYQIQAKFLLDASGFGRILPKFLDLESPSNFPVRRALFTHIEDGIGDQAGFDREKILITVHEKDRRAWYWLIPFADGRSSFGVVAEQDFFEHYHVEDVTQNEPEALLKRILADDPALSRVLEQAKFDTPVRTLVGYSANVKHLAGKNYALLGNAGEFLDPVFSSGVTIALKSSSLAIPLVDRVLQSEQVDWMQEYELPLRKGIKVFRAYVESWYDGEFQDVVFARHQNDNVRRMVSSLLAGYAWDDQNPIHKNAKRRLSALAEYCREGVAQEKALEV